In Bacteroidota bacterium, one genomic interval encodes:
- the purD gene encoding phosphoribosylamine--glycine ligase, with protein MKVAIIGNGGREHALGYAIAKSPQCSKLFFLPGNGGTHTLGENVDIDLKDHNKVAAFVIIEQIDFVVIGPEIPIVDGLGDHLRNHAVVVFAPTAKAARIESEKSYSKRIMRKYGIPTAAWQKFTVDEYDVAVEYLASGKFPVVLKADGLAAGKGVVIASNYIEAENALRDMMLDKIFGAAGSTVVIEEFMEGEEASIFAITDGKNFVCLPAAQDHKRIGDGDSGPNTGGMGAYCPARVVTPEIEKRVNEEVIIPFLAALRAESNPFTGCLYVGIMITRTGPKVVEFNCRFGDPETQAVLPVIEGDFLGLLYSAASGEIETGKIWYENAAAVSVVAASEGYPGKYEKGYEISGLKGVKGNSFVFHAGTEFKENKTLTTGGRVLAVTSVDSTGNLRSAIDSAYTELKKISFANIYYRKDIGHKAL; from the coding sequence ATGAAAGTGGCAATAATTGGAAATGGCGGCAGGGAACACGCACTCGGTTACGCAATTGCCAAATCTCCACAGTGCTCGAAGCTTTTCTTTTTACCCGGGAATGGTGGTACACACACTCTCGGTGAAAATGTCGATATCGATCTGAAAGATCACAATAAAGTAGCCGCATTCGTGATAATTGAGCAGATCGATTTTGTCGTTATCGGTCCCGAAATTCCGATCGTTGACGGACTTGGAGATCACCTCAGAAACCATGCAGTAGTGGTTTTCGCACCCACCGCAAAGGCGGCACGGATAGAATCTGAAAAATCATACTCGAAAAGAATCATGAGAAAATACGGAATTCCGACCGCTGCCTGGCAGAAGTTTACAGTCGATGAGTATGATGTTGCTGTCGAGTACTTGGCCTCCGGCAAATTCCCGGTTGTTCTCAAAGCGGATGGACTTGCTGCGGGTAAGGGTGTTGTAATAGCTTCCAATTATATAGAAGCGGAAAATGCTCTTCGTGACATGATGCTTGACAAAATTTTCGGTGCAGCAGGTTCTACTGTTGTAATCGAAGAATTTATGGAGGGGGAGGAAGCTTCAATTTTCGCCATTACCGACGGGAAAAATTTTGTTTGTCTACCGGCTGCTCAGGACCACAAGAGAATCGGGGATGGTGATTCCGGTCCCAACACAGGGGGAATGGGGGCATATTGTCCAGCACGGGTTGTGACCCCTGAAATTGAAAAAAGGGTGAATGAGGAAGTTATTATTCCGTTTTTGGCAGCTTTGAGAGCAGAGTCAAATCCTTTCACGGGGTGTCTCTATGTGGGAATTATGATCACCAGGACAGGTCCGAAGGTTGTTGAGTTCAACTGTCGTTTTGGCGATCCTGAAACGCAGGCGGTTCTTCCGGTTATTGAGGGTGATTTCCTCGGGCTGCTGTATTCAGCCGCTTCCGGAGAAATTGAAACCGGAAAAATCTGGTACGAAAATGCTGCCGCAGTCAGTGTAGTTGCAGCTTCTGAAGGTTATCCCGGTAAATATGAAAAAGGATACGAGATTTCCGGACTCAAAGGCGTAAAAGGAAACAGTTTCGTTTTTCATGCAGGTACAGAATTTAAGGAAAATAAGACCTTAACGACAGGCGGCAGAGTGCTCGCTGTTACCTCTGTGGACTCAACCGGAAATCTCCGTTCAGCAATTGACAGTGCATACACAGAACTAAAAAAAATAAGTTTTGCCAATATTTATTACCGAAAAGATATAGGACACAAGGCACTTTAA